From a single Brassica rapa cultivar Chiifu-401-42 chromosome A01, CAAS_Brap_v3.01, whole genome shotgun sequence genomic region:
- the LOC103850020 gene encoding sugar transporter ERD6-like 8: MARREDDMEKVKDKSEPLLLPENGSDVSEEEGASWMVCLSTFIAVCGSYEFGTCVGYSAPTQFGIMEELNLSYSQFSVFGSILNVGAVLGAITSGKISDFIGRKGAMRLSSVISAIGWMIIYFSKGDIPLDFGRFLTGYGCGTLSYVVPVFIAEISPRKLRGALATLNQLFLVIGLASMFLIGAVINWRALALTGVVPCVILFFGTWFIPESPRWLEMVGRHRDFEIALQKLRGPNANIAREADEIKEYLATIAHLPKTTLLDLIDKKNIRFVIVGVGLMFFQQFVGINGVIFYAQQIFVSAGASPTLGSILYSIEQVILTALGATLLIDRLGRRPLLLASAVGMLIGCLLIGNSFLLKAHGLALDIIPALAVSGVLVYIGSFSIGMGAIPWVIMSEIFPINLKGTAGGLVTVVNWLSSWFVSLTFNFLMIWSPHGAFYVYGGVCVLAIIFIAKLVPETKGKTLEEIQAMMM; this comes from the exons ATGGCAAGAAGAGAAGACGATATGGAGAAAGTGAAAGACAAATCTGAGCCGTTGCTGCTTCCGGAGAATGGATCCGACGTCTCAGAAGAAGAAGGAGCGTCGTGGATGGTTTGTCTAAGCACATTCATTGCCGTTTGTGGTTCCTACGAGTTTGGAACCTGC GTGGGGTATTCCGCTCCGACCCAGTTCGGGATAATGGAAGAACTTAATTTATCATATTCCCAG ttttcagTTTTCGGATCTATATTGAATGTGGGAGCAGTTCTTGGCGCTATAACATCGGGAAAGATCTCTGATTTCATCGGTCGGAAAGGG GCCATGAGGTTGTCTTCGGTGATCTCTGCCATCGGCTGGATGATTATATATTTCTCCAAG GGTGACATACCTTTGGACTTCGGTAGATTTCTCACGGGTTATGGTTGCGGTACCCTTTCGTATGTG GTTCCGGTTTTCATCGCCGAAATTAGTCCGAGAAAACTACGAGGAGCATTGGCTACGCTTAACCAG CTCTTTTTAGTAATCGGATTGGCTTCCATGTTCCTCATAGGTGCCGTCATAAACTGGAGAGCTCTTGCACTAACTG GAGTTGTACCGTGTGTGATTCTATTTTTTGGGACTTGGTTCATTCCCGAATCACCTAGATGGCTG GAAATGGTTGGCCGCCACCGCGATTTCGAAATTGCGTTGCAAAAACTGAGGGGTCCTAACGCCAATATCGCAAGAGAAGCCGATGAAATCAAA GAGTACTTAGCGACTATAGCGCACCTTCCGAAAACCACACTACTAGACCTTATTGACAAAAAGAACATACGTTTTGTCATT GTTGGAGTTGGTTTAATGTTTTTCCAACAATTCGTTGGAATAAATGGGGTTATCTTCTATGCACAGCAAATTTTTGTATCAGCAG GAGCATCTCCAACTCTTGGAAGCATTCTATACTCGATCGAACAAGTCATTCTTACAGCTCTAGGCGCAACGTTACTAATTGATCGGCTTGGACGAAGACCACTTCTTCTT GCTTCAGCTGTGGGGATGCTGATTGGATGTTTGCTCATCGGAAATTCATTTCTTCTAAAG GCCCATGGTTTAGCACTTGATATCATTCCGGCCCTAGCAGTTAGCGGTGTCTTG GTCTATATCGGTTCATTTTCGATTGGAATGGGTGCAATCCCATGGGTTATAATGTCTGAG ATATTCCCAATAAATTTGAAAGGAACTGCTGGAGGACTTGTCACTGTTGTGAATTGGCTTAGTTCGTGGTTTGTTTCCTTAACGTTCAACTTTCTCATGATCTGGAGCCCTCATG GTGCATTTTATGTCTATGGTGGGGTTTGTGTATTGGCCATTATCTTCATAGCAAAACTTGTTCCTGAAACCAAAGGCAAGACCTTGGAAGAGATTCAAGCAATGATGatgtaa
- the LOC103850021 gene encoding sugar transporter ERD6-like 9, translating into MEGDNHSMEKGLLLVNKEEKRGSSETTITPLLIFTTFIIVSASYSFGIALGFTAGTMSSIMEDLDLSIAQFSVFGSLLTFGGMIGAIFSATIADAFGRKMNIIWLDFGRFFVGTGVGLASYVVPVYIAEITPKNVRGTFTFSNQLLQNCGIATAYYIGNFVSWRTIALIGIIPCLIQFLGLFFIPESPRWRAKENRDEECEVVLQNLRGKEADIVKETREIMISVDATANISMQSLFKRKYARQLIIGVGVMLLQQLCGSSGISYYAGSIFDLAGFPSQTGMTVLSMVVVPKAILGLIIVDRWGRRPLLMASAFGLCLSCISLALAFGFKGVPGIVNFTPTMAFIGILTYVMMFAAGLGALPWIIMSEIFPMDMKVVAGSLVTITNWFTGWIVSYCFNFMLIWSPTGTFIIFAIMSGLTVVFAWCLVPETRGLTLEEIQFPRES; encoded by the exons ATGGAGGGAGATAATCATAGTATGGAGAAAGGATTACTACTGGTAAAtaaggaagagaagagaggaagctCAGAAACAACGATAACTCCACTTCTTATCTTCACCACTTTCATCATTGTCTCTGCGTCCTACAGCTTTGGAATTGCC TTAGGTTTTACTGCCGGTACAATGTCTTCTATTATGGAAGATCTTGATCTTTCCATCGCACAA TTTTCAGTATTTGGTTCGCTACTGACTTTTGGAGGAATGATCGGTGCAATATTTAGCGCAACAATTGCAGATGCCTTCGGTCGTAAAATG AATATTATCTGGTTAGACTTTGGACGATTCTTTGTGGGAACTGGAGTTGGTCTCGCTAGCTACGTG gtTCCTGTATATATCGCAGAAATAACTCCTAAAAATGTGAGAGGCACTTTTACATTTAGCAATCAG CTTTTGCAAAATTGTGGGATCGCAACCGCATATTACATTGGAAATTTCGTATCATGGAGAACGATAGCCTTGATCG GCATTATCCCATGCTTGATACAATTTTTGGGGTTATTTTTCATCCCGGAGTCTCCAAGATGGCGG GCAAAAGAAAACCGTGATGAAGAGTGTGAAGTTGTTCTTCAAAACTTACGAGGAAAAGAAGCTGATATTGTGAAGGAAACTCGTGAAATCATG ATTTCTGTTGATGCTACCGCAAATATCAGCATGCAAAGtcttttcaaaagaaaatatgcTCGTCAACTTATA ATCGGAGTAGGTGTGATGCTTTTACAGCAGTTATGTGGAAGTTCAGGGATAAGTTATTACGCAGGCAGCATATTTGACCTTGCTG GATTTCCTTCTCAGACTGGGATGACGGTGTTGTCTATGGTCGTG GTACCAAAAGCTATATTGGGCCTGATCATTGTGGATCGATGGGGAAGACGACCACTTCTGATG GCATCTGCGTTTGGGTTATGTTTAAGCTGTATTTCTCTTGCATTAGCGTTTGGATTCAAAGGTGTCCCTGGCATTGTAAATTTTACTCCCACTATGGCATTTATTGGAATATTG ACATATGTTATGATGTTCGCTGCTGGACTAGGAGCGTTGCCATGGATTATAATGTCTGAG ataTTTCCGATGGATATGAAAGTAGTAGCTGGGAGTTTAGTAACCATAACAAATTGGTTTACCGGTTGGATAGTCAGCTACTGTTTCAATTTTATGCTCATTTGGAGCCCTACCG GGACCTTCATTATATTCGCTATAATGAGTGGATTAACAGTTGTATTTGCATGGTGTTTGGTGCCTGAAACTCGAGGATTGACGTTAGAAGAAATCCAATTTCCACGTGAGAGTTGA
- the LOC103850022 gene encoding 40S ribosomal protein S24-1, producing MAEKAVTIRTRKFMTNRLLSRKQFVIDVLHPGRANVSKAELKEKLARMYEVKDPNAIFVFKFRTHFGGGKSSGFGLIYDNVESAKKFEPKYRLIRNGLDTKIEKSRKQIKERKNRAKKIRGVKKTKAGDPKKK from the exons ATGGCGGAAAAGGCAGTCACCATCAGAACCAGAAAGTTCATGACCAACAGACTTCTCTCAAGGAAGCAGTTC GTTATCGATGTTCTTCACCCTGGAAGAGCCAATGTTTCAAAG GCTGAGCTGAAGGAGAAGCTAGCTAGGATGTACGAGGTCAAGGACCCAAACGCCATCTTTGTTTTCAAATTCAGAACCCATTTTGGAGGTGGCAAATCGTCAGGGTTTGGTTTGATCTATGACAATGTCGAGAGCGCTAAGAAGTTCGAACCCAAGTACAGACTTATCAGG AATGGTCTGGACACCAAGATAGAGAAATCAAGGAAACAAATTAAGGAAAGGAAGAACCGTGCCAAGAAGATACGTGGTGTTAAGAAG ACCAAGGCTGGTGATCCCAAGAAGAAGTAA
- the LOC103850023 gene encoding probable transcription factor At3g04930 translates to MTSDHRDAVFSIESPDHEGGESDTDDDVALPEANDDLNSPSNVTVALPSGSSAVPVSVIPADSSPKLHHRTTEIVHRRQQPPPPAAIDDSRRLFQRLWTDEDEIELLRGFLDYVTTHRGGSNPPDTAPFYEMIKSKLQLEFNKNQLVEKLRRLKKKYRNVMSKFGSGKEVLFKSPHDQSTFEISRKIWNRTGKIIGFEMDFEVNGNSPGSNPSAAVEIESENGVEKKGSRKRSRSRIGKIEEDNNVNVNVNETVSSSIGGLIEETVRSCVSPLIKEMMNGTTSMMMAGSLGPVFTRSLGYGLEGGGGGNKAVRDERWRKQQILELEVYSRRLELVQEEIRATLHELKTMPSGV, encoded by the coding sequence ATGACATCTGATCACCGCGACGCCGTTTTCTCTATAGAATCACCAGATCATGAAGGAGGAGAGTCCGATACCGACGATGACGTGGCACTCCCGGAAGCAAACGATGATCTCAATTCTCCGTCTAACGTAACCGTCGCGCTTCCATCCGGCTCCTCCGCCGTCCCCGTCTCCGTTATCCCGGCCGACTCCTCCCCGAAATTGCACCACCGCACGACGGAGATCGTCCACCGGAGACAACAACCGCCGCCGCCGGCGGCGATCGACGACTCCAGGCGTCTCTTCCAGAGGCTGTGGACCGACGAGGACGAGATCGAGCTCCTCCGCGGCTTCCTCGACTACGTGACGACGCACAGAGGAGGCAGCAATCCGCCGGATACGGCGCCGTTTTACGAGATGATCAAGTCGAAGCTCCAGCTGGAGTTCAACAAGAACCAGCTGGTTGAGAAGCTGAGGCGGTTGAAGAAGAAGTACCGTAACGTGATGAGCAAGTTTGGTTCGGGGAAAGAGGTTTTGTTCAAGAGCCCTCACGATCAGTCTACGTTCGAGATTTCTAGGAAGATTTGGAATCGAACTGGGAAGATCATTGGGTTTGAAATGGATTTCGAGGTTAATGGTAACAGCCCTGGTTCGAACCCTAGTGCTGCTGTTGAGATTGAGTCTGAGAACGGAGTTGAGAAGAAAGGATCGAGGAAACGATCACGATCAAGAATTGGGAAGATTGAAGAAGACAACAATGTCAATGTCAACGTCAACGAAACTGTATCTTCTAGTATTGGTGGTTTGATTGAAGAGACTGTGAGAAGCTGTGTCTCTCCTTTGATTAAGGAGATGATGAATGGGACAACGAGTATGATGATGGCTGGCTCGTTGGGCCCTGTGTTTACGAGGTCGTTGGGTTATGGTttagaaggaggaggaggagggaacAAGGCGGTGAGGGATGAGCGGTGGAGGAAGCAACAGATTCTGGAGCTGGAAGTGTATTCGAGGAGATTAGAGTTGGTTCAAGAGGAGATTAGAGCTACATTGCATGAGTTAAAGACGATGCCAAGTGGTGTATGA
- the LOC103850024 gene encoding tryptophan--tRNA ligase, cytoplasmic-like isoform X2 codes for METIEKMIEDFKKVLDDSNHTSPETLKHEMIQWLDETLSPRLKQVLEERETQSSSSSSSEQTVTPFVVSGKIDYEKVILKFGCTKIDESLIDRVERLTSRGAHVFLRRGFFYAHRDLDKILDCHERGDKFYLYTGRGPSSESLHLGHLIPFLFTKYLQEAFKVPLVIQITDDEKKIWKKLNKEKSKRLGRENVKDIIACGFDASNTFIFSSYATVGGKFYENVVEIADCVTVNKANSTFGFTGEASTAKMIFPSVQAAPSFSSSFPHKLFPDEKKNIPCLIPCAIDQDPYFRLTRDVAPRLDFIKPALIESKFFPALRGNNGKMSASDANSAIYINDSAKDIKRKINSAVTGGRDNLEDQKKYGAKLEEDIPFQYLSFFLEDDAELEHIKKEYGEGRMTTGDVKKRLVQVVTEIVERHRMARAAVTDEMVDAFMTPRPLFE; via the exons ATGGAGACGATAGAGAAGATGATAGAGGACTTCAAAAAAGTGCTGGACGACTCAAACCACACATCACCCGAGACTCTGAAACACGAGATGATCCAGTGGTTGGATGAGACGCTGTCGCCGAGACTGAAACAAGTCCTCGAGGAGAGAGAGActcaatcatcatcatcatcatcatcggagCAAACTGTGACTCCGTTTGTTGTCTCCGGTAAAATCGATTACGAGAAGGTGATCCTCAAGTTTGGCTGCACGAAGATAGACGAGTCGCTCATTGATCGTGTTGAGAGACTCACTTCCCGTGGAGCTCACGTTTTCCTCCGCCGTGGCTTCTTCTACGCCCACAG GGATCTCGATAAGATTTTGGACTGTCATGAGAGAGGAGACAAGTTCTACCTCTACACTGGGAGAGGACCTTCATCAGAATCTTTGCATCTAGGGCATTTGATTCCTTTCTTGTTTACCAA ATACTTGCAGGAAGCTTTCAAGGTTCCTCTCGTTATACAGATTACGgatgatgaaaaaaaaatatggaagAAGTTAAACAAGGAGAAAAGTAAAAGACTTGGCAGGGAAAATGTGAAAGATATCATCGCTTGCGGTTTCGATGCCTCAAATACCTTTATTTTCTCCAGCTATGCCACTGTTGGCGG tAAATTCTATGAAAATGTGGTGGAGATTGCAGATTGCGTTACAGTTAACAAG GCTAATTCGACTTTCGGCTTTACCGGCGAAGCTTCTACTGCAAAAATGATCTTCCCTTCTGTGCAGGCAGCTCCATCTTTTTCTAGCTCATTCCCACACAAGTTGTTCCCTGACGAGAAGAAAAATATCCCTTGCTTGATTCCCTGTGCAATTGACCAG GATCCGTACTTCAGGCTGACTCGTGATGTTGCACCTCGGTTAGACTTTATAAAGCCTGCTCTGATTGAGTCAAAGTTTTTCCCTGCGCTGCGG ggAAATAATGGGAAAATGTCAGCAAGTGATGCAAATTCCgctatttatattaatgatagCGCTAAGGACATTAAAAGAAAG ATAAACAGTGCTGTTACTGGTGGGCGAGATAACTTGGAAGATCAAAAAAAATATGGAGCAAAACTGGAG GAAGACATACCATTTCAGTATTTGAGTTTCTTCCTGGAAGATGATGCTGAACTTGAACACATAAAGAAG GAGTATGGAGAAGGAAGAATGACAACAGGTGATGTAAAGAAGAGACTCGTTCAGGTTGTGACAGAAATTGTGGAGAGACACCGCATGGCTCGAGCTGCTGTTACTGATGAg ATGGTGGATGCGTTCATGACTCCGAGACCTCTATTTGAGTAA
- the LOC103850024 gene encoding tryptophan--tRNA ligase, cytoplasmic-like isoform X1, with the protein METIEKMIEDFKKVLDDSNHTSPETLKHEMIQWLDETLSPRLKQVLEERETQSSSSSSSEQTVTPFVVSGKIDYEKVILKFGCTKIDESLIDRVERLTSRGAHVFLRRGFFYAHRDLDKILDCHERGDKFYLYTGRGPSSESLHLGHLIPFLFTKYLQEAFKVPLVIQITDDEKKIWKKLNKEKSKRLGRENVKDIIACGFDASNTFIFSSYATVGGCSKFYENVVEIADCVTVNKANSTFGFTGEASTAKMIFPSVQAAPSFSSSFPHKLFPDEKKNIPCLIPCAIDQDPYFRLTRDVAPRLDFIKPALIESKFFPALRGNNGKMSASDANSAIYINDSAKDIKRKINSAVTGGRDNLEDQKKYGAKLEEDIPFQYLSFFLEDDAELEHIKKEYGEGRMTTGDVKKRLVQVVTEIVERHRMARAAVTDEMVDAFMTPRPLFE; encoded by the exons ATGGAGACGATAGAGAAGATGATAGAGGACTTCAAAAAAGTGCTGGACGACTCAAACCACACATCACCCGAGACTCTGAAACACGAGATGATCCAGTGGTTGGATGAGACGCTGTCGCCGAGACTGAAACAAGTCCTCGAGGAGAGAGAGActcaatcatcatcatcatcatcatcggagCAAACTGTGACTCCGTTTGTTGTCTCCGGTAAAATCGATTACGAGAAGGTGATCCTCAAGTTTGGCTGCACGAAGATAGACGAGTCGCTCATTGATCGTGTTGAGAGACTCACTTCCCGTGGAGCTCACGTTTTCCTCCGCCGTGGCTTCTTCTACGCCCACAG GGATCTCGATAAGATTTTGGACTGTCATGAGAGAGGAGACAAGTTCTACCTCTACACTGGGAGAGGACCTTCATCAGAATCTTTGCATCTAGGGCATTTGATTCCTTTCTTGTTTACCAA ATACTTGCAGGAAGCTTTCAAGGTTCCTCTCGTTATACAGATTACGgatgatgaaaaaaaaatatggaagAAGTTAAACAAGGAGAAAAGTAAAAGACTTGGCAGGGAAAATGTGAAAGATATCATCGCTTGCGGTTTCGATGCCTCAAATACCTTTATTTTCTCCAGCTATGCCACTGTTGGCGG gtgtagtAAATTCTATGAAAATGTGGTGGAGATTGCAGATTGCGTTACAGTTAACAAG GCTAATTCGACTTTCGGCTTTACCGGCGAAGCTTCTACTGCAAAAATGATCTTCCCTTCTGTGCAGGCAGCTCCATCTTTTTCTAGCTCATTCCCACACAAGTTGTTCCCTGACGAGAAGAAAAATATCCCTTGCTTGATTCCCTGTGCAATTGACCAG GATCCGTACTTCAGGCTGACTCGTGATGTTGCACCTCGGTTAGACTTTATAAAGCCTGCTCTGATTGAGTCAAAGTTTTTCCCTGCGCTGCGG ggAAATAATGGGAAAATGTCAGCAAGTGATGCAAATTCCgctatttatattaatgatagCGCTAAGGACATTAAAAGAAAG ATAAACAGTGCTGTTACTGGTGGGCGAGATAACTTGGAAGATCAAAAAAAATATGGAGCAAAACTGGAG GAAGACATACCATTTCAGTATTTGAGTTTCTTCCTGGAAGATGATGCTGAACTTGAACACATAAAGAAG GAGTATGGAGAAGGAAGAATGACAACAGGTGATGTAAAGAAGAGACTCGTTCAGGTTGTGACAGAAATTGTGGAGAGACACCGCATGGCTCGAGCTGCTGTTACTGATGAg ATGGTGGATGCGTTCATGACTCCGAGACCTCTATTTGAGTAA